The proteins below are encoded in one region of Coffea arabica cultivar ET-39 chromosome 4c, Coffea Arabica ET-39 HiFi, whole genome shotgun sequence:
- the LOC113693523 gene encoding uncharacterized protein has protein sequence MLVWNIRGIAGRASIRRLKKLLRLHSVTFLVIIEPMVDAGLLDDFTSRFGFHLRVCNSSNKIWVMWRSGFAVNVLVNNDQLIHMQVSHDSWNFVAHRSFVYGKCSRVERRALWSALGLISEEMETKSWLVGGDFNVVAAADEYAGQATQDLTAMAEFAECISACDLKEIPFSGSRYTWTGIRQGRRIWKRLDRLLMNLEWQRRFYGSVVKHLNRATSDHSPQLLQLSPGLPTGPKSFRFQDMWLNHHGFLMVVRQCWDQPTDGYGMFRFFLKLKRLKQALRTWNQDVFGNIFEKVSKAEEEVRLKELQLEKARVKWLREGDANTRYFHSHLLDKRARLSITRICNLEGEVVESADDIGTAAVAFFQSLLAEVLPINNIAICRLLEAIPPLVTPDQNAQLFQEITLEEVWQAVFELDGQSAAGCDGFSGNFYKRCWDIIAQDVLQTALEFMCDVPIPKGIVSTLILLLPKKEAPHSFANFRPISLCNFINKVFTKILSNCLKVVLPTIISLEQSGFVSGRDIADNILLAQELVNSIDKKAWVHNVIFKLDMMKAFDRVSQDFPSQLLLQFGFHSHFVSLIMNNLTSAWFSILVNGRPHGFFQAKQGLKQGDPLSPFLFILVSEALSRGVNNLALQRKLQPFALGSHCPTVSYLAFADDIVIFTRGDNRSVQSLMGFLELYQHGSGQRVNKDKSFYIVSPKCPLAAKRLLSRRTGFQYKGLPFVYLGCKLVKGKMRMEHFQPLIDRIQAKLVGWKNRLLSPGGRLILIKHVLSSIPIYTLAVSELPRGVIKRIEKLMSTFLWGEVEGRDKRHWRKWQALCKPTQENGLGLRRLQDVQDAFGCKLWWKMRTSDTLWTRFMRAKHVAVTEHLTTTPASQTSSAVWKRMLRVRDFVEEHSQTLIKNGSASFWYDNWIGSGPLGKHRLHVPSPNLYLRDVLHDNIWHLDQRLGFNLPSKCPYCESTDTLAHWFVKCSLATQVWGKLEQLLDIRAPSHHDIILKLQGWWSNISGKSAMAKLSHIVPLFVCWELWKARSWAIFDATTPSATHVVRQILRLIHLMALAHPLSLACMNDDRLLKRGVVPFLKKAKSTQVLSLAWAPPPASYVKLNIDGSSSGNPGNSGGGIIRDQHGHVLSAFSSFYGFRTNMQAKAMAVLEGLHLCISFGMQYIKVELDSLVLLNVINGEHRCPWRIDEVIARARVALRQASFELTHCYRETNAAADSLAKRVVSSGDSKVFDALSLPTLTTGLCKLDSRQYPYIRYAIGVKSYKKSQNFKRLVIPKRAQARDRRTALKSRIAGPIPGATIILGRHILNLRVIRNLFKGDLWQQLKEEHREAILFGNKLGIGRLEFDPEIEKIVRTLMKETKLQKQQVSTAQPSGLEQNPDLSDSSVDLEANLLAPNKTMVAQRTLRKFATSNVNQQPLCITYIDTEEDFELKSGLIHLLPTFRRVAGEDPYKHFKEFHVVCSTMRLQGVTEEQIKLHVFPFSLADKAKDWLVYLPSGSITTWE, from the exons ATGCTAGTATGGAATATTCGGGGAATTGCTGGCCGTGCCTCAATTCGCCGTTTGAAGAAGCTGTTACGTTTACATTCAGTAACTTTTCTAGTCATCATCGAGCCGATGGTTGATGCTGGTCTGCTAGATGATTTTACGTCCCGTTTTGGCTTTCACCTTAGGGTATGTAACTCCTCCAATAAAATATGGGTAATGTGGCGGTCCGGTTTTGCTGTAAATGTTTTAGTAAACAATGACCAACTTATTCACATGCAAGTTTCCCATGATTCTTGGAACTTTGTTGCTCACAGGTCCTTTGTTTATGGCAAATGCTCACGAGTTGAACGTCGTGCCTTATGGTCAGCCCTGGGATTAATATCGGAGGAAATGGAGACTAAGTCGTGGCTTGTAGGAGGCGATTTCAATGTTGTAGCTGCTGCTGATGAATATGCCGGACAGGCTACACAAGACTTGACCGCAATGGCTGAGTTTGCCGAATGTATATCTGCTTGTGATCTCAAAGAGATTCCCTTCTCGGGCAGTCGTTACACTTGGACTGGTATCCGCCAAGGCAGGAGAATCTGGAAGCGTTTAGATAGACTCCTGATGAATCTGGAATGGCAACGTCGTTTCTATGGCAGCGTAGTGAAACATCTTAATCGCGCTACCTCAGACCATAGCCCACAGTTATTGCAACTCTCCCCAGGGCTCCCCACTGGGCCGAAGTCGTTTCGCTTCCAAGACATGTGGCTAAATCACCACGGTTTCCTCATGGTGGTTCGCCAGTGCTGGGATCAACCGACTGATGGATATGGAATGTTTCGTTTTTTCCTCAAATTGAAACGTTTAAAGCAAGCCTTGCGTACTTGGAACCAAGATGTATTTGGTAATATTTTCGAGAAAGTCTCCAAAGCTGAGGAGGAAGTAAGGCTAAAGGAGTTGCAACTTGAG AAAGCCAGAGTGAAGTGGCTGAGAGAGGGCGACGCAAATACTCGGTATTTTCACTCCCACCTGTTGGATAAGCGGGCACGGCTCTCGATCACTAGGATCTGCAATTTAGAGGGTGAGGTTGTTGAAAGTGCAGATGACATTGGGACAGCGGCAGTGGCTTTCTTTCAATCGCTGTTAGCGGAGGTTCTACCAATAAACAACATTGCTATTTGCAGGCTGCTAGAGGCCATCCCACCTCTTGTTACCCCAGATCAGAATGCGCAACTCTTCCAGGAAATTACGCTAGAGGAAGTGTGGCAAGCCGTCTTTGAACTCGATGGCCAAAGTGCAGCGGGTTGTGATGGATTTTCGGGTAATTTTTACAAGCGCTGCTGGGATATAATTGCACAGGATGTCCTCCAAACTGCTCTGGAGTTCATGTGTGATGTCCCAATCCCGAAGGGAATAGTGAGCACTCTGATCCTCCTATTGCCTAAAAAGGAGGCTCCGCATTCTTTTGCGAACTTCCGGCCCATAAGCCTGTGCAACTTTATCAACAAGGTATTCACCAAAATCCTGAGCAACTGTTTAAAAGTTGTTCTCCCAACGATTATCTCTCTTGAGCAATCGGGCTTCGTCAGTGGCAGGGATATCGCTGATAATATCTTGCTTGCCCAGGAGCTGGTGAATTCCATAGACAAGAAGGCCTGGGTTCACAACGTCATTTTCAAGTTAGACATGATGAAAGCTTTTGATCGAGTTTCGCAGGATTTCCCCTCCCAATTATTGCTTCAATTTGGCTTTCACTCCCACTTTGTCTCTTTAATTATGAACAACCTCACATCTGCATGGTTTTCAATATTGGTCAACGGTCGACCTCATGGTTTCTTTCAAGCTAAGCAGGGATTGAAGCAAGGCGACCCGTTATCCCCCTTCCTCTTCATCTTGGTGTCTGAAGCTTTAAGCCGAGGGGTTAATAACTTGGCTCTGCAACGGAAGTTACAGCCTTTTGCTTTGGGCAGCCACTGCCCGACGGTATCGTATCTGGCTTTTGCAGACGATATAGTCATTTTTACTCGGGGGGACAATCGCTCGGTGCAGTCTCTCATGGGCTTCTTGGAGTTGTATCAACACGGCTCCGGTCAGCGAGTGAACAAGGATAAAAGTTTCTACATTGTCTCTCCGAAGTGTCCTCTAGCGGCTAAAAGGCTTCTATCTCGGAGAACCGGCTTTCAATATAAGGGACTTCCTTTTGTCTACTTGGGATGCAAGCTTGTGAAAGGAAAAATGAGGATGGAGCATTTTCAGCCTTTGATTGATAGGATACAGGCTAAGTTGGTTGGATGGAAAAACCGGCTCCTGTCGCCAGGGGGACGGTTAATTCTCATTAAGCATGTGCTATCTTCTATACCCATCTACACTCTGGCCGTCTCGGAGCTCCCGCGAGGTGTGATTAAGAGGATTGAAAAACTAATGTCCACTTTCCTTTGGGGAGAGGTTGAGGGACGTGACAAGCGTCATTGGAGGAAATGGCAAGCATTGTGTAAGCCTACCCAAGAAAATGGCCTAGGCCTCCGTCGTTTACAGGATGTCCAGGATGCTTTTGGGTGCAAGCTATGGTGGAAAATGCGCACTTCAGATACCTTGTGGACCAGATTTATGCGTGCGAAACATGTCGCAGTCACGGAGCATCTAACCACTACTCCTGCCAGCCAGACAAGCTCAGCTGTTTGGAAGAGAATGTTGCGAGTTAGGGACTTCGTTGAGGAACATTCGCAAACCTTGATTAAGAATGGGAGTGCTTCCTTCTGGTATGACAACTGGATCGGCTCCGGTCCGTTGGGCAAGCATCGCTTGCACGTCCCCTCCCCGAACCTCTACCTTCGGGATGTATTGCACGATAACATTTGGCACTTGGACCAG CGGTTGGGCTTTAATTTACCCTCCAAGTGCCCTTATTGCGAAAGTACTGACACACTAGCCCATTGGTTTGTGAAATGTTCTTTGGCAACCCAAGTGTGGGGAAAGCTGGAACAATTGCTAGACATCCGGGCACCTTCTCATCATGATATCATACTGAAACTTCAAGGCTGGTGGAGCAACATTTCAGGTAAATCTGCCATGGCAAAGCTGTCACACATTGTCCCCTTATTTGTCTGCTGGGAACTTTGGAAGGCACGTAGTTGGGCCATTTTCGATGCTACTACGCCGTCGGCAACTCATGTTGTGCGCCAGATCCTGCGTTTGATACATTTGATGGCCCTTGCTCACCCTCTCTCCTTGGCATGCATGAACGATGACCGGCTTCTGAAACGGGGAGTTGTTCCTTTTCTTAAAAAGGCAAAATCTACGCAAGTCCTATCTCTTGCATGGGCTCCGCCTCCTGCATCTTACGTCAAGCTCAATATTGATGGCTCTTCAAGCGGTAATCCTGGAAACTCTGGCGGGGGCATTATACGCGATCAGCATGGCCACGTCCTTAGTGCTTTCTCCTCCTTTTACGGGTTTCGGACGAATATGCAAGCAAAGGCCATGGCTGTTCTTGAGGGTTTACATTTATGTATCTCCTTTGGTATGCAGTACATAAAGGTGGAACTGGATTCTCTTGTTCTACTAAATGTCATTAATGGGGAACACAGGTGCCCCTGGCGCATTGATGAGGTGATAGCTAGGGCTCGAGTAGCCCTTCGTCAAGCTTCCTTTGAATTAACACATTGCTACAGAGAAACCAATGCTGCAGCTGATAGCCTTGCAAAACGGGTGGTTTCATCTGGCGACTCGAAGGTTTTTGATGCCCTCTCTCTTCCTACACTCACGACAGGCCTCTGTAAGCTAGACTCTAGGCAGTACCCCTACATTCGCTAT GCGATTGGTGTCAAAAGTTACAAAAAGagccaaaatttcaaaagattAGTTATTCCAAAACGTGCTCAGGCCAGAGACCGCAGAACTGCATTAAAAAGCCGGATCGCGGGCCCTATCCCTGGAGCTACCATTATTCTTGGGAGACATATTTTGAACCTACGTGTGATTAGGAACCTTTTCAAAGGAGATCTTTGGCAACAACTAAAAGAGGAACATAGGGAAGCAATCCTTTTTGGAAACAAACTGGGAATTG GAAGACTCGAATTTGATCCCGAGATCGAGAAAATCGTAAGGACGTTGATGAAAGAGACGAAGTTGCAAAAGCAACAAGTTTCAACGGCACAACCATCTGGACTTGAGCAAAATCCTGATTTAAGTGATTCATCAGTTGACCTGGAAGCAAACTTGCTTGCACCCAACAAGACAATGGTAGCCCAAAGGACCTTGAGGAAGTTTGCAACCTCGAATGTTAACCAACAGCCTCTGTGCATTACGTATATTGACACTGAGGAGGAttttgaactaaaatctggtTTAATTCACTTATTACCTACTTTTCGTCGTGTTGCAGGTGAGGATCCATACAAGCACTTCAAAGAATTCCATGTAGTGTGTTCAACCATGAGACTTCAGGGAGTGACGGAGGAACAAATCAAGTTGCATGTGTTTCCATTTTCCTTAGCAGACAAGGCCAAGGACTGGTTGGTCTACTTGCCATCGGGGTCCATCACTACATGGGAATGA
- the LOC140004797 gene encoding uncharacterized protein, whose product MTHMRPYTIQGGGTTPTSAMLRNLRDSNNHSSKDNQYSNHPYLIQLAKAKKEESEKDILDTFRKVEINIPLLEAIRQLPKYAKLLKGLCTNRNKLNLQDKVRVGENVSTVLQRKLPQKCKDPGMFTIPCTIGQKRIERGMLDLGISINIMLLSIFKALNLEPLKEIRVVIQLADRSNVYPGGVVEDVLVKVNEFFFPANFHIVDMNDDNSANSTVLLLDRPFMSMARTNIDVHEGTFSVEFDGETITFNIFDVMKL is encoded by the exons ATGACCCATATGCGCCCATATACGATCCAGGGTGGTGGAACCACTCCAACTTCAGCTATGCTCAGAAACCTTCGGGATTCCAACAACCATTCTAGCAAAGACAACCAGTACAGCAACCATCCATATCTGATTCAG TTGGCTAAAGCCAAGAAAGAGGAGTCAGAGAAGGATATTTTAGACACATTTCGGAAAGTGGAAATCAACATCCCATTACTTGAGGCGATTAGGCAGTTGCCAAAATATGCAAAGTTGTTGAAGGGGTTGTGCACTAACCGGAACAAGTTGAATCTCCAAGACAAAGTAAGGGTAGGTGAGAATGTGTCAACAGTCCTTCAAAGGAAGTTGCCACAAAAATGCAAAGATCCAGGTATGTTCACTATACCCTGCACCATAGGCCAGAAAAGGATAGAAAGAGGTATGCTTGATCTAGGAATATCTATTAACATTATGCTTCTATCAATATTTAAGGCCTTGAACTTAGAACCTCTAAAAGAGATAAGAGTGGTAATTCAACTAGCCGATAGATCCAATGTTTACCCTGGGGGTGTGGTTGAAGACGTCCTAGTGAAAGTTAATGAGTTTTTCTTTCCTGCGAATTTCCATATTGTTGACATGAATGATGATAACTCCGCTAATTCAACTGTACTTCTTCTGGATAGACCGTTCATGAGTATGGCCAGGACAAATATAGATGTGCATGAAGGGACCTTTTCTGTAGAATTTGACGGGGAGACAATCACTTTTAACATTTTTGATGTAATgaaattgtag